A region of Acidobacteriota bacterium DNA encodes the following proteins:
- a CDS encoding Ser-Thr-rich GPI-anchored membrane family protein, which yields MSRKGLFCVLVCAALVFSQSIAATSQPPGDGNDGADPKFAVSNGLVVTSPALGNIWHLGKTYTIAWTIDSAEGFQIDLMDNTGTKTVHHITSAGQNIREYKWTIPNSIPAGNYRVRVRTVAVFEWQTSVVALSPVFEIRSVLTVTRPSQGDIWCLEKPYIIAWTIELAEGFGITLMDSTGTKNVHHIASVGHTSREYKWTVPASIPPGKYRVLVSTVAVFEWQTSVLGLSPVFEIRNCDAPDPFKNLRDFLRPLQVVEWWRIKNPRPFPNPCLSCPPEFDLGKIREIFAKANLQEQVQVELFSGNVKIAEFGSFGKGRVSPGTIKLQKIGTRESRLLQDDRGFRLIFKKWDPEIRVGQVIHTQNISMKEVAQPGLRR from the coding sequence ATGAGTCGGAAAGGTCTGTTTTGTGTCTTGGTCTGCGCGGCATTGGTGTTTTCGCAGAGCATCGCGGCGACTTCCCAACCGCCCGGCGATGGGAATGACGGCGCCGACCCGAAGTTTGCCGTCAGCAATGGCTTAGTTGTCACAAGCCCGGCCCTTGGAAACATCTGGCACTTGGGAAAAACGTATACGATCGCTTGGACTATCGATTCTGCCGAAGGTTTCCAGATCGATCTCATGGACAACACAGGAACGAAGACCGTCCATCATATTACAAGCGCCGGACAAAACATCAGGGAATACAAGTGGACAATTCCCAATTCCATTCCCGCAGGAAATTACAGAGTGCGGGTCAGAACCGTTGCTGTTTTTGAATGGCAAACTTCAGTCGTGGCTCTCAGCCCTGTCTTCGAAATCCGGAGTGTCTTAACCGTCACGAGACCGTCTCAGGGAGACATCTGGTGTTTGGAAAAACCCTATATCATCGCTTGGACGATTGAGTTAGCTGAGGGGTTCGGCATCACTCTCATGGACAGCACCGGAACGAAGAATGTCCATCATATTGCAAGTGTCGGACACACAAGCCGGGAATACAAGTGGACGGTTCCCGCTTCTATTCCTCCGGGGAAATACCGAGTGCTGGTCAGCACCGTCGCTGTTTTTGAATGGCAAACTTCAGTCTTGGGTCTCAGCCCTGTCTTCGAGATCCGGAATTGTGACGCGCCTGATCCGTTTAAGAATTTGAGGGATTTCTTGAGACCCCTCCAAGTTGTCGAGTGGTGGCGGATCAAAAATCCTCGACCGTTCCCGAACCCATGTCTGAGTTGTCCGCCCGAATTCGATCTGGGAAAAATCCGTGAAATCTTCGCCAAAGCCAATCTGCAGGAGCAGGTTCAGGTCGAACTCTTCAGCGGAAATGTGAAGATCGCCGAATTCGGATCTTTTGGAAAAGGCCGGGTCTCGCCGGGAACCATCAAACTGCAGAAGATCGGCACAAGGGAAAGCAGGTTGCTCCAGGATGACAGAGGGTTCCGGTTGATCTTTAAGAAATGGGACCCGGAAATTAGGGTCGGCCAGGTCATTCACACCCAGAATATCAGCATGAAAGAGGTCGCTCAGCCCGGTCTTCGTCGCTGA
- the lptD gene encoding LPS assembly protein LptD, translating into MPGSKDVCDPEESAEIAEKTGEAESREIAAAGTIIEKNPETQEKTAEQEKKAQEKKEEEKKGGEAEKAEKAETEAQEKEEKKPDKKEAAEKAAAEAATAAAATAAAGTETAQTLTTTEAGGVRVIAKIHEKTPERIFALGEVEVHYRTAKLFADRVELDPINRDVRAEGNVVLQLPNEVITSQHIFFNLDEAVGNMENVRGMIQPSVYYRAETLEKKPDNLYSLTSAQVTSCSQPTPRWEFTFSRANLKKGDYVEMWNAVFRLKKVPIFYLPYMRYPLERERTTGFLMPSIGFSGPKGFTLSQSFYWAMARNIDATVTADLYSARGMGGGLEFRYLFGDGTQGDAKLYGFTFWQDELGQKPDNAYILRLNHSQTLPLGFRLAADVDLQSSFDFLREFDNNFRRAVISNRRSQAFISRSWSGFSLSARVSRFETYFAQIGTGIVTRNLPQISFSSFKIPLFNPVFLSFNSAFTSWEYGWSDQYEAGTQRKSSNLSFSPTLSAPFSLIPWLTLNSQVTGNFVYHFQSYQANTRNIISEPLLQRNVVMRFDLVGPVFNRIFRDGQGEAKVKHIVEPYASYNFDSPVADANRIITASGMFFRYHQVSYGLRNRFLVKQAGRTREAVSVGVGQTYYFAYEDSPLSRYRIDGEIPRFSEISGFVRYRPVGAVTLDASAGYNPYTKQVGSLRLGAGLGSQATDNAFMSVNWYKSMNSWRENLGGWEQYYFRHQIGVSGGLKLPRAGLELMGDVDFNIQEKSLLYAAASILYHYQCIDIGAEVKVFYFRYMDQPDVQFRINLGLGNIGKTTDFLGGFDF; encoded by the coding sequence GGAGAAGAAGGAAGAGGAAAAAAAGGGCGGGGAGGCTGAGAAAGCGGAGAAGGCGGAGACGGAAGCGCAGGAAAAAGAAGAAAAGAAGCCGGACAAGAAAGAGGCGGCCGAGAAGGCCGCGGCTGAAGCCGCAACGGCCGCTGCGGCGACGGCGGCAGCAGGGACTGAGACCGCCCAAACCCTGACGACGACCGAGGCAGGCGGCGTCCGGGTCATCGCCAAGATCCACGAGAAGACCCCCGAGCGCATCTTCGCGCTGGGTGAGGTCGAGGTCCATTACAGAACGGCCAAGCTCTTCGCCGACCGGGTCGAGCTCGATCCCATCAACCGGGACGTCCGGGCCGAGGGCAACGTCGTCCTCCAGCTTCCGAACGAGGTCATCACCTCGCAGCACATCTTCTTCAACCTGGACGAGGCCGTGGGGAACATGGAGAACGTCCGGGGCATGATCCAGCCGTCGGTATACTACCGGGCCGAGACGTTGGAGAAGAAGCCGGACAACCTCTACTCGCTGACAAGCGCCCAGGTGACGTCGTGCTCGCAGCCGACGCCGCGCTGGGAATTCACGTTTTCGCGGGCTAATTTGAAGAAGGGCGACTATGTCGAGATGTGGAACGCCGTCTTCCGGTTGAAGAAGGTGCCGATTTTCTATCTGCCGTATATGCGCTATCCGCTGGAGCGGGAGCGGACGACGGGCTTTCTGATGCCCTCGATCGGGTTTTCGGGGCCGAAGGGATTCACGCTCTCCCAGAGCTTTTATTGGGCGATGGCCCGGAATATCGACGCTACGGTTACGGCTGATTTGTACTCGGCGCGGGGGATGGGGGGCGGATTGGAGTTCCGCTATCTCTTCGGCGACGGGACGCAGGGGGACGCCAAGCTGTATGGGTTCACGTTCTGGCAGGACGAGCTGGGGCAGAAGCCCGACAACGCCTATATTTTGCGGCTCAACCACAGCCAGACACTGCCTCTGGGTTTCCGGCTGGCGGCCGATGTGGATCTGCAGTCGTCCTTCGATTTTTTGCGGGAGTTCGACAACAATTTCCGGCGGGCCGTGATCTCGAACCGGCGGTCGCAGGCCTTCATCAGCCGCTCGTGGAGCGGATTCAGCCTCAGCGCTCGGGTATCGCGGTTCGAGACCTATTTTGCGCAGATCGGGACGGGGATTGTGACAAGGAATCTGCCGCAGATCAGCTTTTCGAGCTTCAAGATCCCGCTGTTCAATCCGGTGTTTCTGTCGTTCAACAGCGCGTTCACGAGCTGGGAGTACGGCTGGTCCGATCAGTATGAGGCCGGAACCCAGAGGAAATCCTCCAACCTGTCCTTCAGCCCGACGCTGTCGGCGCCGTTTTCGCTTATTCCCTGGCTGACGCTCAACTCGCAGGTGACGGGCAACTTCGTCTATCATTTCCAGAGCTATCAGGCGAATACGCGGAATATTATCAGCGAGCCGCTGTTGCAGAGGAATGTGGTGATGCGATTCGATCTGGTCGGGCCGGTCTTCAACAGGATTTTCCGGGATGGGCAGGGCGAGGCCAAGGTCAAACATATCGTCGAGCCGTATGCGTCGTACAACTTCGACAGCCCGGTTGCGGACGCGAATCGGATCATCACGGCGTCGGGGATGTTTTTCCGCTATCACCAGGTAAGCTATGGGTTGAGAAACCGTTTTCTGGTGAAGCAGGCGGGGCGGACGCGGGAGGCGGTTTCGGTGGGGGTGGGGCAGACGTATTATTTTGCGTATGAGGACAGCCCGCTCAGCCGATACAGGATCGACGGCGAGATTCCGCGGTTTTCCGAGATCTCGGGGTTTGTGCGCTATCGACCGGTCGGGGCCGTGACGCTGGACGCGTCGGCGGGGTATAACCCGTATACCAAGCAGGTGGGGAGCCTGAGGCTGGGGGCGGGGCTGGGATCGCAGGCGACGGATAACGCCTTCATGTCGGTCAACTGGTACAAGAGCATGAACAGCTGGCGGGAGAATCTGGGGGGATGGGAACAGTATTATTTCCGGCATCAGATCGGGGTGTCGGGGGGATTGAAACTTCCGAGGGCGGGGTTGGAGCTGATGGGGGACGTGGATTTCAACATCCAGGAAAAGAGTTTGCTTTATGCGGCGGCTTCGATCCTCTACCACTACCAGTGCATCGACATCGGGGCCGAGGTCAAGGTGTTTTATTTTCGGTATATGGATCAGCCGGACGTGCAGTTCCGGATCAATCTGGGGCTGGGGAACATCGGGAAGACGACGGACTTCCTCGGCGGCTTCGATTTTTAA
- the rfbB gene encoding dTDP-glucose 4,6-dehydratase, translating into MTERTLEGKTLVVTGGAGFIGSNFIRMMLARYEGLRIINLDKLTYAGNLDNLQDVEDNERYEFKKGDIRDRDTVAEVFGKAQAVVHFAAETHVDRSILDAGEFVMTDVYGTYVLLEALRNAPEIEIFVHISTDEVYGSRDEGFFREDDAIDPSSPYAASKAGADRMARAFFVTYGSPVVILRPSNNFGPYQYPEKFIPLFATNALEDKPLPLYGQGTNVRDWLYVEDCCRAVETLLLRGEPGEAYNAGAGNEAQNVEVAGKIVDILGKPRDLIKLVPDRLGHDRRYAVDSEKIGALGWRPEARFEEALETTVKWYAENGEWWKKIKEKSADYRRFYDIYYKSRS; encoded by the coding sequence ATGACGGAGAGGACACTCGAGGGGAAAACGCTCGTCGTGACAGGCGGTGCAGGGTTTATAGGCAGCAACTTCATCCGCATGATGCTGGCGCGGTATGAGGGCTTGCGGATTATCAATCTGGACAAGCTGACCTACGCCGGAAACCTGGACAATCTTCAGGATGTTGAGGACAACGAGCGGTATGAGTTCAAGAAGGGCGACATCCGGGATCGGGACACGGTGGCGGAGGTTTTTGGGAAGGCCCAGGCGGTTGTGCATTTCGCTGCGGAGACGCACGTCGACCGGTCGATTCTGGACGCCGGCGAGTTCGTCATGACCGATGTTTACGGGACGTATGTGCTGCTCGAGGCGCTGCGGAACGCGCCGGAGATCGAGATTTTCGTGCATATATCGACGGACGAGGTTTACGGAAGCCGCGACGAGGGGTTTTTCCGGGAGGACGACGCGATCGATCCGTCGTCGCCTTACGCGGCGAGCAAGGCCGGGGCGGACCGGATGGCGCGGGCGTTTTTCGTGACGTACGGGTCGCCGGTCGTGATCCTGCGGCCGTCCAATAACTTTGGGCCGTACCAGTATCCGGAGAAGTTCATCCCGCTGTTCGCGACGAATGCGCTGGAGGATAAGCCGCTGCCGCTCTATGGGCAGGGGACGAATGTGAGGGACTGGTTGTACGTCGAGGATTGCTGCCGGGCGGTGGAAACGCTGCTGCTGCGGGGAGAGCCGGGGGAGGCCTATAACGCGGGGGCCGGGAACGAGGCGCAGAACGTCGAGGTGGCCGGGAAGATCGTGGATATTCTGGGGAAGCCGCGCGACCTGATCAAGCTCGTGCCGGATAGGCTGGGGCATGATCGGCGGTATGCGGTGGATTCGGAGAAGATCGGGGCGCTGGGGTGGCGGCCGGAGGCGCGGTTTGAGGAGGCGTTGGAGACGACGGTGAAGTGGTACGCCGAAAACGGTGAATGGTGGAAGAAGATCAAGGAGAAGAGCGCCGACTACCGCCGCTTCTACGACATCTACTACAAATCCCGCTCTTAA